cttgaaccccggaggcggaggttgcagtgagccgagatcatgccactgcactccagcctgggcaacagagcgagactctgtctcaaaaaaaataaaaggaactgAAACCAAAAGTGTCTTCTGCATCAAGCTTCAAATGAGCCCTGGAGTGAGCAAGCACTCTAGATAATGAAAGTGAACTGCGGGATAATGTGGCTAGGGCCCCTCCTCTGACACTGGGAACATGATCTAAGGACATCCATCTTTTTTATTAGAGTCTCATTCAGGAAACAGCTTTTAAATGCATCTGCCCTAGTCATGAATACCCGCTGTCTCTTTGGGCTGGCTATGTATAGCCTGACCGCCTCTCTAtacccttgtttttttttttgagacagagtcttgctctgtcgcctaggcttgagtgcagcagtgcaatctcagctcactgcaacctccgtctcctgggttcaagcgattctcctgcctcagcctcctgagtagctgggattacaggcacgcaccaccacccctggctaatttttgtattttaagtagagacggggtttcaccatgttggtcaggctggtctcaaactactgacctcatgatccgcctgcctcagcctcccaaagtgctgggattacagatgtgagccaccgcactcggcctatACCCTTGTTCTTAATAGGGCTAAGATGATGCTTCAAGTTTTTGGGTATCGATTTTGGACTTTgccttaatattttgttttgttttgttttgtttaaaaaggtGGCCGGGTggcatggtgttgcacgcctgtattccctgctacttgggaggctgaggcagaagaatcatttgaaccagggaggtggaggttgcagtgagccgaggtggcgccgctgcactccagcctggccgacagagtgagactctgtctcaaaaataaaataaaataaaataaaggtagtGATAGTGATTGGTGGGGAGGGGATATGCCATCCTCTAGACCGGTGGTCAGGGAAGTCCTCTTCTTTCCACTGTTTTTGAATGGTAATTTTTCCATGGCCCCCAGGcttagaaccttttttttttttttttttgcctcaactCAGCCCTGTGAATGAGCATCTCTGGGGTAAGATTGAGGACTCTGGATTTTAAAAGTACAGTCTAGCTTGAAAGCTGCTacatgggctgggcacagaggctcatacctgtaatcccagcactttgggaggccaaagcgggtagatcacgaggtcaggagttcgagaccagcctggccaagatggtgaaacccccatctctactaaaaatacaaaaattagcctggcgtggtggcgggcacctgtaatcccagctactcgggaggctgaggcaggagaatcgcttgaacctgggaggcagaggttggagtgagccgagatcacaccactgtactctagcctgggtgacagaggaaaactccgtctcaaaaaaaaaaaaaagaaaagctgctaCATGAAAACTCCCATAGGGCAGAGGCCAGGTCTGCCTTGTGTGGCTGTATCCTTGCTATGTTATGCACTAGAGCTGCAGAGGATAAGGTGTGGCACTCAAGAAGGATGCAGAAATAACCATCACTGCTGTCAGTGTTACTGATTTCAAAGGCATTTCTCTATGACCCAAGCCTGGTTTCAAATTCTTGGTTTGTCACTGATTAGCTGTCGTGACCATAGGCAAGACAGTTCACTATTCCAAACTTCAGTTTTCATCATCAATAAAGTGGGAATAGTAATACCTCTTGGGAGGATGAAATAGGATAATGTATATGTTACCATCTATCCTTGCTCAGCACACAGCTGAGGGAAAAACAACCTGTAAAATAACTTACCCCATACCACACAGCttttaagtggcagaactgggccTAATTACCCAGAGAAGTGATTCTCAAGCCTAAATATCCATCAAGATCATCAGAAAAGCTTACAAAGATGCATATTCCCAGACCTCACGCCCAGAGAGTCTGGGCAGGAATCTGCATTCTTCACTGATGCCACAGGAGATTCTGATGATCTTGCTCCAGAGACCTTCACCATTCATTATCAGGACACTGACCTATCCCCAGGAAACTACTGGGCTGGGAAAGTAGCaactctttgtctttgtctttcaaaGTTACCAGATGAGAGGAAGAAGGGTCTCTGAACCATCTGACGTCTTTGCTCCCAGGAGGCTATGGTAACTTGAAGGTCAATTGTAGCCCTACCATTTTAATTACCAAAGTAATCCACACACAATGTAGAGAAATTGCAAGTAAAGGTATAAAAAGAGAAGAGTTTAGTATAATGGTTAATGGTTAAAAGCCCAGCCAGGTTTTGGATGAAAACGAATgtagccagacgcagtggctcataccttggaaggctgaggcgggtggatcacccaaggtcaggagcttgagaccagcctggcaaacgtggcaaaaccctgtctctactaaaaatacgaaaattagctgagcacggtagcaggtgcctgtagttccagctactcgggaggctgaggcaggagaatcgcttgaacccaggaggtggaggttgcagtgagttgagattgtcccactgcactccagcctgggtgacagagtgagactctgtctcaaaaacaaaacaaaacaaatgaatgtAAAACATTTAGTAAAGTGACTGGTAGCTAGTGAGGGTTCATTAAGTGCTAGTATGACATTTATTGtaggccaaaaagaaaaaaaagaccaggatGCAATCTCAGACCTCCATTCCAACAACAGGTGCTCTTTCCATGGATGGTGGTTGCCCCCAGGATTTCTGATACCTGTGATCCATCAGTGCCTGTGAGGGGCCGGTCTTACCCCTCAGAACATACCTTCCTCTCCAAACCCCACTCCAAGCAGCTGGCAGTGCTATCGAGGCATTCAGCTGGGAAATAGCCCTAAGGCTGAGCTCATGTGTTCAACTAGTACTAAAAAGCTACAAACTCACAAAGACAAAATTTGTCCTACTTCCAAATCTGTCTCTCCCACTTCCAAATCTGACCCTTCATCAAGTTGTTTTCCATCTCAGACCACCCAAGATGTTTATTttaaccagatggattcactgaGATTCAGCCAGATTCCCCGCTTCCTAAGATAAGGAAAGCCTTGGGTGAAAGCAAAAAGGGAacaagtctgagtcccaaaaaTACCTTCTACACAAGGGCTTCCCCTCTGGCTGCCAGCTTAGCTTTGTCTGCTCCTAGAAAGGTAAGAGGAGGAACAGGGATCAGGTTTCAGATGGCTGTTGAACTTCTAACTTCCCTTATGACCTTGGGCTACACTGCAGGATTTGAGGACCCTTCCAACTAGAACTTTCTGTGACCTCTCCCAATCCCATGCAAACATAATGGCTCTTGGAGTTACGGTCAGAGCTTCACAATCTAATACAAACATGACCTagagccagatgcagtggctcatgcctgtaatcccagcactttgcgaggctgaggtgggcgcatcacttgaggtcaggagttcgagaccagcctggccaacatgatgaaaccctgtctctaccaaaaatacaaaaattagctgggcgtagtggtgggcacctgtaatcccagctacttgggaggctgaggagaatcccttgaacctgggaggtggaggttgcagtgagccgagatcgtactactacactccaaactgggtgacagagcgagactctgtctcaaaaaataagaaagaaaaaacaaataggaCATAAAAAAAATACTGCCTAATGAGATGCTCAATCATTACTAATCActagggaagtgcaaatcaaaactacagtgaaaaTACTACTTTGCACCTAGTAGGATGATTATTAACAGCAGAAAAAGGCTgagtgcggtgactcacgcctgtaatcccagcactttgggaggccgacgcaggcggatcatgatgtcaggagttccagaccagtctggccaacatggcgaaaccctgtctctactaaaaatacaaaaattagctgggcatggtggcaggtgcctgtaatcccagctacttcagaggctgaggcagaagaatcgcttgaacccaggaagcggaggctgcagatcgcgccactgcactccagcctgggcaacagagcgaggctccttctcaaaaaaaaaaaaaaaaaaaacatgtatctccgaacccttgtgcactgctggtggaaatgtaaaatgctgcagctgctgtggaaaacaacacttcctcaaaaaattaaaaatagaattacaatatgatctagcaattctacttctgagaATACACCCAAAATAACAAAGCAGGGacacaaacagatatttgtacactccaatccacaacagcattattcagaatagccaaagtgtaagcaacccaaatgtctatcagtagGTAAGCAACATGTGGTATGTACATACaacagctttaaaaaggaaggaaattctaacacatgctacaacatgggtgaacctggaagacataaGGCTAACTGAAacaaaccagtcacaaaagaacgAATACTGTACTCATACGAGATACCCATTAGAATAGTCAAATTCCTACagataaagtagaatggaactgGTTTCCAGGGACTGGGGAAATGGGAGAATCAGGAGTTATTTTTAATGGGTAGAGAGTTTCAATTTTACAAGGTAACAAAGTTCTGAAAATGGATGGCGGTGATGGCTGCAGAACAAagtgaatgcacttaatgccactgaactatacacttaataAGTGTTGAAATGATAAACTTTGTTAgatatattttaccaaaatttaaaaaacaatttttttttttttgagacagagtctctcactctgtcacccaggctagagtgcagtaactgctgcctctacctcctgggcttaagcaagcctcccacctctgccttcaaatagctgggactacaggcatgcaccatcatgcctggctaattgttttttttgttttgttttgttttgttttttttgtggagacggggtctccctgtgtagcccaggctagtcttgagctcctgggctcaagtgatcctcctgtcttggcctcccaaagtgctgggattagaggcatgaaccaccatgccaggcccttaaaaatatttttaattttgttgggtgtggtggctcacacctgtaatcccagcactttggaaggctgaggcaggcagattgcctgagctctgtAGTTCAAAACCACcttgggtaacacagtgaaaccccatgtctactaaaatacaaaaaattagccaggtgtggtggcgcacacctgtaatctcatctactccggaggctgaggcacaagaatcccttgaacctgggaggcagaggctgcagtgagctgagatggtgccgctgcactccagcctgggcgacagagagagactctgtctccaaaataaataaatagctaatatgtttaatttaaaaaggaacaggccgggcatggtggctcatgcctgtaatcccagcactttgcaggaccaaggtgggtggatcacctgaggtcaggggttcgagaccagcctggccaaacatggtgaaaccctgtctctactaaaaatacaaaaaaaattagccgggcatggtggcgggtgcctgtaattccacctactcgggaggctaaggcaggagaatcgcttgaacctgggaggtggaggttgcagtgagctgagatcatgtcactgcactccagcttgggcaacaagaatgagactccgtctcaaaaaaaaaaaaaaaaaaagaacttttgcaTCCAGTTTTCTGCATCTTCAGTGCCCTCACCAACTCTCACCTAAATGACTTTAACAGCCTTTTAACTAGTCCCCCATTCTGATCCAGTCCCCCAAATAGCAGCAAGCATGATCCTTCTAAGATGCAAACCTGATGGCTTCCGCTACCCCTGGATAAGAAGCAAACTCTTCAGCATGATTCTCCCCTGTGCTTCCCCTCTGCTGGCTTCATTCCTTACCATTAGCCCACATGGTTTCATTTCCCTAAATGTTCtctcccaccttcacctcccttttttccttctaatCTCTTCCTTCAGAGTTTAGCCTTCCCTAATCCCCCCAGATCAGGTTCCCCATTATACATCTTCACCAGGGGGAGACCTGGCAGAGTGAAAACTTACCTTTAGGCCAAGGGCTAGTCATTCTTCCAACATTCTGTGACAGATTCATTAGTTTGTCTTCTGAACTACATGCCAGCAGGGAGTCTGTAAAACAGGTTTTGTAACAATGGTACACTTCCAAATGAGTCAGTTTGGAAGCTCTTGGCCCCCTGAAGTTTCCCTGAAAAATCAGTGATATGAGGCATATTGATTaccaggagaaaaggcatacaatttGATTTAACGTGTATACACAGGagtcttcagaatgaagacccagcTCCCCAACTCCCCAGTAAGGTAtagaagcttcttttttttttttttagatggagtttcgctctggttgcccaagctggagtgcaatggcacaatctcggctcactgcaacctccgtctcccaggttcaagcaattctcctgcctcagcctcctgagtagcttggattacaggcacatgccactacgttcggctaattttttgtaattttagtagagatggggtttctccatgttggtcaggctggtgtggaacttctaacctcaggtgatccacccaccttggcctcccaaaatgctgggattacaggtgtgagccaccgcacccggccaggtaCAGAAGCTTCTGtaccatcttgaggttacagaaagaatgggggcTTGGATCCTGGTAGAACAGGTTATGGGAAGGGGGAGCAAGGAATTTTACTGAGGGACAACAAATGATTATTAGGAAGAATGACTGTATCAGAAACAGAAATTAACCTGTAAATAGTTATCTTTGGAATTTAAATTATTCTTGGAGACAGTCACTACCTTGAAAAAGGGTCTGTTCAGGTGTGGTTACACTGTCTTCTCTTCTGCAATAGAAAGCAagatagccgggcgtggtggctcacgcctgtaatcccagcactttaggaggccgaggcgggaggatcacgaggtcaggagatcaagaccgtcctgactaacacggttaaaccctgtctctactaaaaatacaaaaaaatagccaggcgtggtggcgggtgcctgtagtcccagctacttgggaggctgaggcaggagaatggcgtgaacccgggaggcggagcttgcagtcagccgagatcgcgccactgcactccagcctgggcgacagagcaagactccatctcaaaaaaaaaaagaaagtgagataACAGGGAGAGGAACAAGAACTCTTCTCCTTGGTGGGTCAGTCATATCTTTATGTAGATAGGGGAAAAGTATCTTCCAGCACCTTGATTAGGTTTTCAAGTTCAGATATTCATTATGctaggcacagtgggtcatgcctgtaatcccaacacattgggagacagaggtgggaggactgcttgagcccaggagttcaagaccagcctaggcaacatagtgagaccctgtctctacagaaaattaaaaaacaaaaaaaataaacatgtcagggcgtggtggctcatgcctgtaatcccagccctttgggaggccgaggcaggcagatcacttgagctcaggaatttgagaccagcctggacaagatggcaaaatcccatctctactgaaaaatacaaaaattagccaggtgtggtggtgcacatttgtattcccagcttctggggagacTGAGTCAATAGAactggttgaacctgggaggcggaggttgcagtgagctgagatcatgccactgcactccagcttgggcaacagagtgagactctgtctcaaaaacaaaaaaacaaaaaaaacttagccaggtgtggtggcatgtgcctgtgcctgcagctccagctacttgggaagttgaggtgggaagatcgcttgagcccaggagatcaaagctgcagtgagccctgatcatgccaccgcatttGAGcacgggcaacagagtgagactctgtctcaaaaactaaactaCAATAGTCATTATACTAGGGAGCCATATTtcagggtaaaatattttgatttccttcaacTGGCTAAGCTTTACCATTTCATATGGGAGGGAAACTGGATCAGAAAAAGGCAGGGCTGAAAAGAACAAGACCCATGGGGAAACTTAGGACAAAAGGTGTGCACCCATACAACGTATACGGCCCTTCCATCAGTTCCAGACAGTAATGTGATCACAGTATGTTTTACCTTGGGGGTCCAGCCCCACTTAATCTACTGAAACAACGTCAGGGTGGGCTTGGGGTGGAAAACAGCAGCTATGGTATTCTGGAAAAGCTCTCTAGgaggttctttttttgttgttttttgttttgtttttgagaccaagtcttgctctgttgcccaggctggagtgcaacggcgcgatcttggctcactgcaacctccacctcccaggttcaaacaattctcatgcctcaagcctccgagaagctgggattacaggtccccaccaccacgcccagctaattttttttgcatttttagtagagacggggtttcaaccatgttggccaggctggtctcgaactcctgacctcaagtgatccacccacctcggccttccaaagtgctcggattatgggagtgagccactgcacctggcctccctaGGGAGGTTCTATTACTCCTGAAAAGTGAAGAATTACAGATGAATGTTGATAGGTATGCAAAAGATGCTCtgacctctttaaaaaaaaaaaagatactcttTCAGCTTTAAAGTCtaatggttaagagcacagatttTGGAGTCAGACACACCCAGGTACCTGATACATTACTTGTCTCTATAAAGCCACTGTCcagaggccaggtgaggtggctcacgcctgtaatcctagcactttgggaggccaagatgggcggattgcctgagctcaggagttcgagaccagcctgggcaacatggtgaaacccccgtctctactaaaatacaaaaaaaattagtggagcgtggtggcgggcgcctgtaatcccagctacgtgggaggctgaggcacgagaatcgcttgaacccgggaggtggaggttgcagtgagcggagaccgtgctgtcttaaaaaaaaaaaaaatccactgtcCAGAAGGGATGTGGCTTGGTCTCTGGACTTACCAGCACAGTACGCCTGGcaccacctggagggcttgttcaaACACCGGAAGGAGCCCCATCCCCAGGGGTTCTGAGTCAGCAGGCGTGGAATGGGGGCCGAGAACCTGCGCCCCTACCCAGTTCCCAGGCGATGCGGCCGCTGCTGATCCGGAAGCTCACTTTGTGAACCACTGACGCGGCACATGGTGAGGACGCTGTATGTGAACACTCAGATATCCTGACACCTAACCCAATCCTTGTATTTGCCGCTCAGGAGTCCCCGGTTGGGTCCACCTTGCTATACGGCCTCAGAATCTCATTTCCTCTTTTGGGGTCTCAGGGCTCTCGTGTGCCAAAAGAGGGTGCTAGGCAAGATGAAATGGTTAGTTACTACAGAAGAGTTAACATCTTCAACAAGGCCCTACAGAACTTGCAGGGTTAGGGGAGAAAATAAGCGGGCTAAATCCTGTGGGGCCGCTTGGGGCTACCCTGGAGCAAGGTCTGGGCTCAGAAGGCGAATAGGTCGCAAGGAAAGGTAGAGCCGCTCCTGCCCCACTCGCTGCTCGAGGGGCAGCTGTGGCCGACTGGGCGACGCTGACATCCAGCCTCGGTTTTCCCCTACCTCCTCGGTCTCCACAGCGCCTCCTGGCGGCCATGTCACCGTTCTACCAAGATTGTCCCTCCCCTCACACCTTACCGCGAGCCCGGCGGAGACTGACGTCATTTCCTCCACGAGTAGCGCGCTTGCGCCAAGGCGCCGGTCGCTGTTGCACTCGGACGGCTTCGCGGTCGTCGATTGGCTGCGTGAGCACGTCGGCGGGAGGACGCGCGGCACTGCACCGCCCCTCCCTTCGCGGCGCCTGCTCTGTAGAGCCAGCGGAGCCGGTTAGCTTGGCCAGGTGCGAGGAACCGCAGCGCGCCGCAGGACCGGACCGCTGAGCCTGCAGCCGCCCCGCGCCGTGACCTACGACCCTACACCCCGACTCCCTTTGGCTCAGCCCGCGCGCCCCAGGCCCGGCCGGCGCGACGGGAGGATGAGCGGCGGGCGGCGGAAGGAGGAGCCGCCTCAGCCGCAGCTGGCCAACGGGGCCCTCAAAGTCTCCGTCTGGAGTAAGGTACTGCGGAGCGACGCGGCCTGGGAGGACAAGGTACGGTGGAGTCTGAATAGGGCGCGGGTGCGAGGAGTCGGCTGGGACTCGGGGAACGGGAAGACTGGCGCGGGCCTGCCCTCGTCCTCGTTCCGGCGCAATCGAGTAGGGCAGTGGGGTGGGTGGCCCAAGGGTGTCAGAGCAAACTTAGCGGGCACTGGGCGGACAGCTGGGCTTGGAGCTCCCCGAAGGGTGGCCTAAGGATGAAGCCCCCTAGTTATGCGGAGTTGGCGAGGAGCGGGGAGAGGCGTTGTCATTCGTGGGCAGGGTTTGTGCCTGAACGGGGAAAGGGAGCTGAATTCGATTTGGCCTCCGCCTTTTATGTGCAGTAGGGTTTTGAATAGGTTACTTGTTTTTCGAATTAACTAGCACAAACAGTAACAGTAACAGACTTCTACTGAGAGTGCTTTCTACATGCCAGGTGCTCTCCAAGCGGAATCTCATTTAACTCAGAATAACTCTGAAGTGGGGTACTGTGGTGCATTAAAGCCTTTTGCACATAGTGAGGCTCGCTAATCTTGAGCTGTTGTTGCTTGTTGAATGTAAAGGACCGAATACTTTGATAAGCATGAGTCAAGAGGGGAGACTGAGACCACCCACtgggtgtgtgtgaggtgtggggGTGGAGACACGCCACCAAATATGTGCGAGAATTGGTTGGGACTTCAGGACGTTCTTACTCTTCCCATTCGGAGGATGCTTCGTAACTCTGCTCCATGATCTGGAAGGGGCCATCACAAACAGCTTGATTCCAGGTAGCTTGAAAAGAGTATTATATTTGCAGttatttctttggttttctgGGCTGCCGAAGTGGATTTTCCTTCCTGAAGTTCCTGTAAGGGGGGATGGGAGGCACTTCCTGAAGGTGCCCTTGTtctgcccccagccctgcccagctcTTGCAAAACCTGCAGTCTCTAATCTGCtgtgtcatttctttcttttcttgtataaGGACTGGTTTCTGGAATCTAGGGCAGATCAGAAACCTGAGTCGTCTTCTGTGTTCTTCCATTAAACTTAAATATAGTGGCACCTGCCTCCAGCATTTTCGCTTCTAATCCGTATGTGCGGCCAGTAGCACAATTCTATCACAGTCATTTCATTACAGGCCATATTATATATGCATCTCTAGAATTTTGATTTAGAGCACAGATTCTGGAAATGATCGCTTAATGATGTCTaaatgtatcatttctttttgtttttttttttcttttttttttttgagacggagtttcactcttgttgcccaggctggagtgcagtggcacaatcttggctcactgcaacctccgcctcccagtttcaagcaattctcttgcctcagcctcccaagtagctgggattacaggcgcctgccacaacacctggctaattttttgtatttttagtagagacagggtttcaccatgttggccggctggtcttgaactcctgacctcaggcgatccacccgcctcggcctcccaaagtgctgggattacaggcttgagccaccacgcccggcctctaaaTGTATCATTTCTACCACATTTTAGTATAAGTAAGAGGTGAAACAGGAAGCACATAGTGTTGCCTTTGGGGGGAAACAAATTTCCTGGATATGTTTAGCAGAAAAGTTTAATATTGCCCCCTCTTGCTGTCCTGTGGCACCCACCCCATATAATTCttgcattttctgtcttttctacaGGATGAATTTTTAGATGTGATCTACTGGTTCCGACAGATCATTGCTGTGGTCCTGGGTGTCATTTGGGGAGTTTTGCCATTACGAGGGTTCTTGGGAATAGCAGGGTAAGTCTTGGGTATCTTACATTTTCATggtatcatttctttttaaatagaggcTTTTTTTCCTGTTATAGGAAAGGCCATTGCTGCTctggagctgtgtgtgtgtgtgtgatgactAAAGCAAAGAAGCAGCCCTACAGTGACACTCCTGGGTCTGGTGCACCACTCCTCAGGAGCATCTCAGGTCAGGCAGGTtaccttcctgccttcctgaagGCTGGGCCAGTCCATTCATTCATGGGTCTAAAGTGACCTCATACAAGAGGCTATGACATTACTTGTTCGTGGCATGCACTCTAGTTCTGCTGTGACCTTTGTACCTGTGCGAGTTTGGGAAGTAGGAACTTCTGTATTTGACGACCATTTCCCTTGTTCCTGGCACAATGCTTAATGTCCTAAACCTTGGCTTTGGTAGAAGTTATTTCAGGTccctccattttgtttttttgagatagggccgcactttgttgcccaggtgggagcacactggcaccatcacagctgactgcagcctcgacctcctggactcaaatgattttcctgtctcagcctcctaagtagctggaactacaggtgtgagccaccacacctggctaatttttaaaaatgttgtagagacaaggtttctctacatttcccaggctggtcttgaactcctgggctcaagtgatcctcctttcttggcctctcaacgtgttgggattataggcatgagtcagcATGTCTGGCATaggtccctctttttttttttttttttttttaagacagagtctctgtcgcccaggcaggagtgcactggcgtgatctcggctcactgcaacctctacctctcaggttcaagcctgcctcagactcccaagtagctgggactacaggtgcctgcccccatgcctggct
This window of the Pongo abelii isolate AG06213 chromosome 21, NHGRI_mPonAbe1-v2.0_pri, whole genome shotgun sequence genome carries:
- the RAB5IF gene encoding GEL complex subunit OPTI isoform X2; translated protein: MSGGRRKEEPPQPQLANGALKVSVWSKVLRSDAAWEDKDEFLDVIYWFRQIIAVVLGVIWGVLPLRGFLGIAGKGHCCSGAVCVCVMTKAKKQPYSDTPGSGAPLLRSISGQAGYLPAFLKAGPVHSFMGLK
- the RAB5IF gene encoding GEL complex subunit OPTI isoform X3, giving the protein MSGGRRKEEPPQPQLANGALKVSVWSKVLRSDAAWEDKDEFLDVIYWFRQIIAVVLGVIWGVLPLRGFLGIAGFCLINAGVLYLYFSNYLQIDEEEYGGTWELTKEGFMTSFALFMVIWIIFYTAIHYD
- the RAB5IF gene encoding GEL complex subunit OPTI isoform X1; translation: MSGGRRKEEPPQPQLANGALKVSVWSKVLRSDAAWEDKDEFLDVIYWFRQIIAVVLGVIWGVLPLRGFLGIAGSFGSSFTLPSIMTDGVQLPTATYPVQRTLLIIAQELDRWGTPAPWNLEDPCFLDRESVFWASVFSARVVT
- the RAB5IF gene encoding GEL complex subunit OPTI isoform X4: MSGGRRKEEPPQPQLANGALKVSVWSKVLRSDAAWEDKDEFLDVIYWFRQIIAVVLGVIWGVLPLRGFLGIAGFCLINAGVLYLYFSNYLQIDEEEYGGTWELTKEGFMTSFALFMCLSPH